AGCCGTGGGCCCGCGGAGCAGCAGAACCCGCCCGCCCGGTTGAGGCAGCGTGGGCACTGGGGCGTCGAGCACGGCTGCCCATGCCGCAGGCACGGGTTTGGCTGTGCCAAGTGATGTGCGCGGCTGCGGGTATATCTCACCCCACTGAGGCTGGCAAACCCCAAAtgagggcagggcacagccccaCACCTGAGTCTCCATTTTGGGTGTGCATCACTCATGGGACCTGGCTGgggccctgcccctgctggaaGCCCGAGCTGCCCGTGGTACTGGGGGCGCGGTGGCTACCCCCCGGGCCGAGGCGTGCGGGGTCCGGCTGCACGCGGGCAGCCAGGGGGCGGGGGTCGGCCTCCCCCATTGGCCCTTCTCGAAAGGATGATGCCAGTAACAAGTAACATAAACCACCACgaaccagcacagcacagaacacaACCGGTAATAATGGTAATGACGAAGGAGACACCGAGCAGGCCGCCGGGGACGGTTCCTCCCGCTGGGGACGGTTCCTCCCCCGCCGGCGCAGCAGCGGCCCCGGCGGGCGCGCGCGCGCCGTGcagcgggcggggcggggcggggcggcgggAGCGGGGGGGGCGCCGCCGGGGGAGGGGTGGCAGGGGCGGGTGCCGCCTTCCCCTGCAAAACAAAAGGGAGCGGAGCGGCGGCTGGGCCGGTGTGGGGTTTGTTTCGGCGCTGCGCTTGTGGGCGGTGGGTTTGTGTGGGTCAGGGGGTGGttggggcgggggggtgggCGGGACAGCTCTACTGAGGATGGGGGTTGATGAGCCGGGCTGGGAACGGGCAGAGGGTGTAGATAGGCACGAGTGCTGGCGACAGTGTCCCGTGGGAAGGCAAGGGTGTTTATGGCCCTATAAGgggaggctggtgctggggcGGGCGGCTCCATCTCGGCCCAGTCCCGGCGGGGGTGGCCCGGGGCAGTCGATGCCGATCGGCAGATTCGGTGCACCCTCAGCCGCACCGGCACCCCGCGGCCGCTGCATGCCAGGAGGGGTCGATGCGTGCAGAGAGCGgggggagtccctcctgggctgTTCTCGTCGTGTGACACTTTACCGTGTCCCCGCACCCCTAGGTGAACCGTGACCTCCCCGGTGCCGCCGCCATGTCCCGCCGCAGCCAGCGCCTTGTCACCTCGCGCTATTACCCCGGGGACGACGATGCCacgaccagcagcagcagcagctccctgctggggGGCCAGCAGCTCCCCTTTAAGGAGAGCACCGGCAGGTTAGTGCAGCGcaagctgggggagtgcagtcCCCTTTCCTAAGCATGCCCAGATCTCTCCACCCCGTGCCAAGGACCGGGCACCTTCCTGGGCTGGGCTATCAGGGTGGCTTGCTGTAGTAAGCCTGAGGGCGAGCTCGCTGCGTTTTGGTGTGGCTGCCGGCCGCCTTGGCgctggctgtgcccctgctctggtgcCCCGCTCTGTGTTTACCATCCCCCgccctggcacaggggttgCTGTGGGTGGCTCGGGGTGGCTGCAtgcctcccagctgcagccatcTCTGGCTTGATGGTGAGAGAGAGATGTGCTGCAAGTGCCGGGCCGGAAAACCGCAGCAGCGTGAGCAGAagtggtgctggcagctgccagggagGGCTTTTTGCAAAGCAGTGGTTGCACCTTCGAAAACCTGCCACCATcagtttttttttggggggggggcggatTGTGGAGGGAAGTGATGCAAGCTGAGGGTTTGGGGTGAATTCCCCATTTCTACTCGGTGTACCTTAACCGTGCTTGTCCGGTAAGTCAGTTCTTTGCCCTGACAGGACGATCAGGAGGAAGTCGAGCAGCACGAAGCGCCTctctcctgcccccagcacccaaACCTCCTACTACAGCGAGTCGCACATGAGCGAGTCCTACCTTGGGGGTAGTCGGGGCctcgctgccctgggcagctctgtccTGGATGATGCCCTGGACAGCAGCACCTACTGGGGTGAGCACTCTCTCTAGCAGTAGCTGGGGACTTCCTTGGGCACTGGGGTGGGGGATGTTTGGGCAGCCCCTCAACTGGCTGACTGACTTGCCTCTTCTGGGAGTCGTGGTGCATGGTTTCTCAGGGGGACTGTATTTTGGGGTAGGTGAGGAGCTTTCCAccaggaggagaagaggcacAGGAGACACAGAGTCCAGTAAGATCAacgggctgctggagagcaaaaCGTATGACACCTATGCCTCCTCGTCTGGCTACTCCTCAGAAGATGACTACGCTGGTAGGGATGCATTGGTCTCTGcagtggcagggatgctggcagAGGTGGACACAAGGGGACCAGCCCAGGGCCTGGTTGTGTCCAGGGTGCTGCCAGCTTCCATGCAAAGCTTTTGCATTGGGTGATGCACAGGGATGCAGGCTCTCTTTGGTCACTTACTGCCTCAATTCTTCCTTTCTAGGTCACTTTTACTCAGGCCAGAGTAGCTCTGGATCGGGGCTGAGAACTGCAGCCTCTCGAGTGGGCTCCTTCCTCTGGCAGGTGCTCACCTCTCCAGGTAAGTGGAGGGCTAATGAGGTGATTTCTGGCAGCATCTTTTGCCCCTGGTAGTGTCTTCACTCCGTGTGGTGTGTGTTGTTCCCTGATTGTGTGGAGGTGTTTTTTATCCCATTGTGGGATCATCCATAGGGATGGAGGAGACATCTCTGCTGGGACCCTGCCTGAGGTTCTGTTTATCTTCCAACAGTTTGGTTCGTGGGGTGGCTGTTctcagggctggcagctgcctggcaccgCCTCACCAGCACAGTTTCCCACCTGGGTGGCGTATTCTTCTCCAGGTGAGCTTGGTTGGTGGTATACTGGGATGGGGGAGGCCCACTCAGAGAAGAGATGCCCTGTGGAGCCCAGCATGCATGGGGTGGGTGTCTTGTGCCAAGTCCTGGGTGGGTTTTGATTTCCTCTGGGCCCTGTCCAGGGGAGTGCTGTGgtgggggcaggcagctgcagtccTACAGGCACCTCTTTCTTCTCTGTGCTCCAGGCGCTACCCGTGGCTGAAGAggtccctgcttctgctgctgcttctgctgcttctcgcTGCTGCCGCCTATGGTGAGTCAGCCTGGATTAATCTTTGGCCCCGAGATCTAGGGTAGTGCAGAGTATCCTGCTGCCGTAAACAAGGGACAAGGTGGTCCTGAGCTCAGGGTTTGTGACTCCCAGTACCCTGGTGCATCTTGCACTCCTATGCTGGGGCTTTCTGGTAACCCGAGGTGATGCTGATGGCTGAGCCTCCCTGTAGGTCCACCCTGTCCCCTGCAGCAGGCCCATTACTGGCCTGTCACTGTTTTAACCACCTCATTCCCCTGCGTGCTCAGGAGCTTGGTACTTCTATCCATACGGGCTGTCAACACTcagcctcccctccttcccatggtggggagttggCAAACTTTCCTCATCTGAtgtgcctggggcaggggaCCTGACTGCACTGGACCAGGTAAGGCATGGCCCAAATGAGGTGGGTGAAGAGGTGGAGGATGGGGCAGATGATGGTTCTGTGCTGGTGGAAATAGCCacaagctgagggagccatTTCACTTTCAGAGTGCCCTAGATACGGGGCAGGGACAATATCTGCCCtttcctggaaagcagcagataaGTGAAACGCCACTGGGTGGCCTGGGTCCTCTTTCACACGGGTCTGTGTGGAACAGGCAGCCCCCTGGCGGTCTGTACCTTCCTAGGGGGCTGGATGCTGCCCTGGTTTTGCCACTGCAGGGTCTACAAGGGGAGCAGCGGTTCCTGGCTCGTTTCCAGGCCCTGGAGAAGCGCTTCGAGGCACTTGAGGCCATGGTGTCACAGTGGGAGCTGCGAcggggggcagcagcagtgacgGCAGGGGATGACAACCCCTCAGGGGATGTCCTGACGCtgctggaggggctggtgaACCGCCGGGATGCGGGGCTGAAGGAGC
The sequence above is drawn from the Pogoniulus pusillus isolate bPogPus1 chromosome 15, bPogPus1.pri, whole genome shotgun sequence genome and encodes:
- the SUN2 gene encoding SUN domain-containing protein 2 isoform X1 — protein: MSRRSQRLVTSRYYPGDDDATTSSSSSSLLGGQQLPFKESTGRTIRRKSSSTKRLSPAPSTQTSYYSESHMSESYLGGSRGLAALGSSVLDDALDSSTYWGEELSTRRRRGTGDTESSKINGLLESKTYDTYASSSGYSSEDDYAGHFYSGQSSSGSGLRTAASRVGSFLWQVLTSPVWFVGWLFSGLAAAWHRLTSTVSHLGGVFFSRRYPWLKRSLLLLLLLLLLAAAAYGAWYFYPYGLSTLSLPSFPWWGVGKLSSSDVPGAGDLTALDQGLQGEQRFLARFQALEKRFEALEAMVSQWELRRGAAAVTAGDDNPSGDVLTLLEGLVNRRDAGLKEHLRADLTSHLQGELDALRAQVQRDLDGRLGKMAQASQEMETRLLDLNSEWQSLVQEDLRGSFQQEVGKLEQEVAALRRELASLKSDQEVMGKHMEGMLEQLKAMRADVEAQFPAWLTQFLSQPQRSGAAGLVLQRADLQAELQALEHKILAKVLEDQRLSARDAQAGSGVALQRGGTTGVTEEKVHLIVDQALKRYSEDRVGMVDYALESAGRCWRALAHLGRVLCSGEGTTGCWHTAHPLPCPLHARGQCHQHSLFGDLRDADGAGEHVWHPPVVPVTVPPCHPAARCQPRELLGVPWVPGLCHHPPF